A single genomic interval of Prionailurus viverrinus isolate Anna chromosome A2, UM_Priviv_1.0, whole genome shotgun sequence harbors:
- the ARL4A gene encoding ADP-ribosylation factor-like protein 4A has product MGNGLSDQTSILSSLPSFQSFHIVILGLDCAGKTTVLYRLQFNEFVNTVPTKGFNTEKIKVTLGNSKTVTFHFWDVGGQEKLRPLWKSYTRCTDGIVFVVDSVDVERMEEAKTELHKITRISENQGVPVLIVANKQDLRNSLSLSEIEKLLAMGELSSSTPWHLQPTCAIIGDGLKEGLEKLHDMIIKRRKMLRQQKKKR; this is encoded by the coding sequence ATGGGGAATGGCCTGTCAGACCAGACTTCTATCCTGTCCAGCCTGCCTTCATTTCAGTCCTTTCACATTGTTATTTTGGGTTTGGACTGTGCTGGAAAGACAACTGTATTATACAGGCTGCAGTTCAATGAGTTTGTAAATACTGTACCTACCAAAGGATTtaacactgaaaaaattaagGTAACCTTGGGAAATTCTAAAACAGTCACTTTTCACTTCTGGGATGTAGGTGGCCAGGAGAAATTAAGGCCACTGTGGAAGTCATATACCAGATGCACAGATGGCATTGTGTTTGTTGTGGACTCTGTTGATGTTGAAAGAATGGAAGAAGCCAAAACTGAACTTCATAAAATAACCAGGATATCAGAAAATCAGGGAGTCCCTGTACTTATAGTTGCTAACAAGCAAGACCTGAGGAACTcattgtctctctcagaaattgaGAAATTGTTAGCAATGGGTGAACTGAGCTCTTCCACTCCCTGGCATTTGCAGCCCACCTGTGCAATCATAGGAGATGGACTGAAGGAAGGACTTGAGAAACTACATGATAtgataattaaaagaagaaaaatgttgcggcaacagaaaaagaagagatga